Genomic segment of Gilliamella apis:
ATTGAGCTTGTTTAAAAGCATTACGTAATTCAGTTTGTGCATAATGTTGCAGATAAGGATCGCTACCTAAAATCAAATAATAAGGCGATCCTAATTGCTGGGTTATTTTTTCAGCACTAATTTTAATCATAACTAGTTGTTAGTTTGCTGCATCAACTGATTTCAATTTACGAATGATCTCTTTAGCTGCTTGCTTATACATTTCATCCTCAATCAAATTTTGTTCTACTGTCTTAGCTAATGCTGCTGCTGGATTATCAAAGAAGGTACGGAATATACGAACGTTAATTGGATGAATTTGTTCACCTGCAATGACTACTTGCGCTTGAACTGTCAATACTAACTGATATTCTGCTGCTTTACCATCTTGATAGATAGATATAGTGTTTTTATCCAATGAATTTCTGACTATGCGCAATGACGGATATTTAGCTTTATTATTGCCATTAACTAATGTAACTTTATTATCGCGTAGTAACTCTTTAACTTCCCTTGACAATCGACCGTATGGATCACCACTTTCATAGGACAGTGTCTTAAAGCGAGTAGGAACCTCTGGTTCATATTGCAAATGAAAACCGCATCCAGACAACGATATTGTCAATAACATCAAAGCTAAATATTTTTTCATTGGTATCATCACCTATCTCTTAGTTATCTAACATTATTAACCAACAACTAGATTCAATAATTTGCCTGGCACATAAATAACCTTACGAATTGTCGTATCAGTTAAATATTTTTGAATGTTTGGCTCTTGTTTAGCTTGTTCTACTACAAAATCTTGTTCGGCATCTGCCGGAACGGTAAATTTACCACGTACTTTACCATTGATTTGTACAACAATTAATTTTTCATCCTCAACCATTGCCGATTCATCAGCAGTAGGCCAAGATGCATTATCAATGGTTTCACTATGACCTAATGCTTGCCACATAACGAAACAAGCGTGAGGCATCATAGGATAAAGTAATCTGACAACTGCATTTAATGATTCATCCATCAATGCACGGTCTTGATCTGTATCTTGTGGCGCTTTTTGTAAGCGATTCATAAATTCCATTACTGCTGCAATTGCCGTATTAAAGGTTTGACGGCGACCAATATCATCACTGACTTTAGCAATCGTTTTATGTAGTTCACGACGTAAAGCTTTTTGATCGGCAGTTAATTTAGATAGATCAAGAGCTGTTGTTTTACCTCGTTGAGCATGTTCATATACTAAACGCCATACACGTTTAATAAATCGATTCGCACCTTCCACACCAGATTCTTGCCATTCAAGCGTCATATCGGCTGGAGAGGCAAACATCATAAATAATCTAACGGTATCTGCACCATATTTTTCAACCATCTCTTGTGGATCGATACCATTATTTTTTGATTTAGACATCTTAGTCATACCAGCATGAACAAGTTCATTACCTTTA
This window contains:
- the lptE gene encoding LPS assembly lipoprotein LptE — encoded protein: MKKYLALMLLTISLSGCGFHLQYEPEVPTRFKTLSYESGDPYGRLSREVKELLRDNKVTLVNGNNKAKYPSLRIVRNSLDKNTISIYQDGKAAEYQLVLTVQAQVVIAGEQIHPINVRIFRTFFDNPAAALAKTVEQNLIEDEMYKQAAKEIIRKLKSVDAAN